One part of the Humulus lupulus chromosome 9, drHumLupu1.1, whole genome shotgun sequence genome encodes these proteins:
- the LOC133802501 gene encoding disease resistance protein RPM1-like — protein sequence MAESVVSFLLEKFSSLLEDEAKLLSGVRDEVVFVKNELDRMRAFLRSADATEDHVEEIKVWVKQVREVAYDAEDIIDDFLYRFEHTKRHGFYGCLCKMAREIKNLKARRRIASQLQSIKRRVTDISEGRQRYGYKLSSTEIGSSSGTKPCCYSEVRSDARFLEGAQLVGIESDKQHLLSFLVEDTSQLRVAAVVGMGGLGKTTLVSSVYNDSQVKNHFHQIQAWVTVSQSFKLDEVLRQIIQQFFKAMNLPLPDEVEKSTDTHLLKTAIVDVLSDKRYLVVLDDIWDVDVWESVKVAFRNNNNDSRVMITTRIADVASSSTKDVGGEIITLDPLSSEDSWTLFCAKAFQGNACPAHLEEISRDILKRCEGLPLAIVAIGSMLATKDINRVDEWEIVHHSLRAELQGNTKLKGMQAILSLSFNDLPYHLKHCFMYLSLFPEDYSIKRNVLIRLWIAEGFIEEIEGRTLEEVANGCFNELLNRSLAQVYDRYDDGRVKSCRVHDILRETMLLKSKDQGFAAITNKDSNKRLPERVRRLSVHEGTNIDASGDNQLSQLRSLFFFTEEKDVWNNFMSSFSDQGSRLVKVVDCTCAPATTFPRSITKLYHLRYLCLRDTDVSSIPPSIANLRHLETLDLKRTLVRELPSEILRLQCLRHLLVSHYSTMQGFKALKGLESLSSLRKLFYVEAKLGETEHMVSVGRLTQLTGLGILQLGAEHGDALFSSIHELKLLRSLRLISRTEDEALSFQFKSFSSLRLLQRLSICGRVEKSLEGLQNLTNLSKLFLIGSRLQVDPLESLQDLPNLVSLYFDERAYDGESLCFKAGSFLMLRHLRMLSLKNLRRVTVEDKALSHLEFMHLKDCKLLKEIPSGIERLRNLQQLELFNMAVELTITMYRGSQHDNYLKVMHIPRVFLGQWSPGSIKDCDWL from the coding sequence ATGGCAGAGAGTGTGGTGAGTTTTCTACTGGAGAAGTTTTCGTCCTTGTTGGAAGATGAGGCCAAGCTCTTGAGCGGGGTTCGAGATGAAGTTGTTTTCGTGAAAAATGAGTTGGATCGTATGAGAGCTTTCTTGCGATCTGCTGATGCTACGGAAGATCACGTTGAAGAAATCAAAGTGTGGGTTAAGCAAGTTAGAGAGGTCGCTTACGATGCAGAAGACATCATCGATGATTTCTTGTATAGATTTGAGCATACCAAGCGACATGGATTCTATGGTTGTTTGTGTAAGATGGCTCGTGAGATCAAGAACTTGAAAGCTCGCCGTCGAATTGCCTCCCAATTGCAGAGTATCAAACGCAGAGTTACTGATATTTCTGAGGGGCGCCAGAGGTATGGTTACAAACTGAGTAGCACGGAGATCGGGTCGAGTTCGGGAACCAAACCTTGCTGCTATTCTGAGGTTAGAAGCGACGCGCGGTTTCTGGAAGGAGCTCAACTAGTGGGCATTGAGTCAGACAAGCAACATCTTTTGAGTTTTCTTGTGGAGGATACCTCTCAACTACGAGTGGCTGCAGTGGTCGGAATGGGAGGGCTGGGCAAAACCACTCTGGTGAGTTCAGTTTATAATGATTCACAAGTAAAGAATCATTTTCATCAAATCCAAGCTTGGGTCACTGTTTCACAATCGTTCAAGCTAGATGAAGTTCTGAGACAGATTATCCAACAATTTTTCAAAGCTATGAATCTGCCACTTCCTGATGAAGTTGAGAAGTCCACAGACACCCACTTGCTAAAGACTGCCATTGTTGATGTTCTTAGTGACAAAAGATATTTGGTTGTATTGGATGACATATGGGATGTGGATGTATGGGAATCAGTAAAAGTTGCATTTCGGAACAACAACAATGATAGCCGAGTAATGATTACAACTCGAATTGCAGATGTGGCCTCTTCCTCTACCAAAGATGTTGGAGGTGAGATCATAACCTTAGATCCTTTATCTTCTGAAGATTCTTGGACTCTATTTTGTGCAAAAGCCTTTCAAGGTAATGCATGTCCAGCTCATTTGGAGGAAATTTCAAGAGACATCCTGAAAAGATGTGAGGGATTGCCTCTTGCCATTGTTGCAATAGGAAGCATGTTGGCCACAAAGGACATCAACAGAGTAGATGAATGGGAGATTGTTCACCATTCTCTGCGGGCTGAATTACAAGGCAATACAAAACTGAAAGGCATGCAAGCCATACTTTCACTTAGTTTCAATGATTTGCCTTACCACTTGAAGCATTGCTTCATGTATCTAAGTTTATTCCCCGAGGATTACTCGATTAAACGCAATGTCCTGATTCGATTGTGGATTGCTGAAGGTTTCATAGAAGAAATTGAAGGAAGAACATTAGAAGAAGTGGCAAATGGTTGTTTCAACGAGCTTCTTAACAGAAGCTTGGCCCAAGTATATGATAGATATGATGATGGAAGAGTTAAAAGTTGTCGAGTGCACGATATTTTAAGGGAAACTATGCTTCTAAAATCGAAAGATCAAGGCTTTGCAGCAATTACTAATAAAGATAGCAATAAAAGGCTTCCAGAAAGAGTTCGACGACTATCTGTGCACGAAGGAACAAATATAGATGCATCTGGGGACAATCAACTATCTCAACTGCGCTCTTTGTTCTTTTTTACCGAAGAAAAAGATGTCTGGAATAATTTCATGTCTTCATTTTCTGACCAGGGGTCAAGACTTGTCAAGGTGGTAGATTGTACATGTGCACCTGCGACTACATTTCCACGGAGTATCACAAAGCTATACCATTTGCGATACCTATGTCTAAGAGATACCGATGTAAGTTCAATTCCACCCTCTATTGCGAATCTTCGACACCTTGAAACGTTAGACCTCAAAAGGACTCTTGTACGAGAGCTACCCAGTGAGATTTTACGATTACAGTGTTTGCGACATTTATTAGTTTCTCATTATTCAACAATGCAAGGTTTTAAGGCTTTAAAAGGATTGGAATCCCTTTCATCTTTGAGAAAACTCTTCTATGTCGAGGCAAAATTGGGTGAAACTGAGCATATGGTATCCGTAGGAAGGCTAACACAATTGACGGGGTTAGGCATCCTACAGCTTGGAGCTGAGCACGGAGATGCACTATTCTCTTCAATTCATGAATTAAAGCTCCTTCGTTCATTAAGGTTGATTTCAAGAACAGAGGATGAAGCCCTTAGTTTCCAATTTAAATCTTTCTCGTCTCTTCGATTGCTCCAGAGATTATCTATATGTGGTCGCGTGGAGAAGTCACTAGAAGGACTACAAAACCTTACAAACTTGTCTAAATTATTTCTGATTGGTAGTAGGTTGCAAGTAGATCCGCTGGAGTCATTACAAGATTTGCCCAATCTAGTATCACTCTATTTTGATGAAAGAGCTTATGATGGGGAGTCACTATGTTTTAAAGCTGGGAGTTTCTTAATGCTCAGACATCTCCGTATGTTAAGTTTGAAGAACTTAAGAAGGGTGACAGTGGAAGACAAAGCATTGTCTCATCTCGAATTTATGCATTTGAAGGATTGCAAATTACTGAAGGAAATACCATCAGGAATTGAACGCCTAAGAAACCTCCAACAACTTGAATTGTTTAATATGGCTGTAGAATTGACAATAACTATGTACCGTGGAAGTCAACATGATAACTACTTAAAAGTAATGCACATTCCACGTGTTTTCCTCGGCCAGTGGAGTCCTGGAAGCATAAAAGATTGTGATTGGCTTTAG
- the LOC133800811 gene encoding V-type proton ATPase subunit e1 produces the protein MGFLITTLIFAVVGIIASLLVRICCSRGPSTNLLHLTLVVTAVVCCWMMWAIVYLAQMKPLIVPILSEAE, from the exons ATGGGTTTCTTGATTACAACCCTAATCTTTGCTGTGGTGGGCATAATTGCATCTCTTCTTGTCAGAATATGCTGCAGCAGAGGCCCTTCCACCAATTT GCTTCACTTGACATTGGTTGTCACAGCAGTAGTATGCTGCTGGATGAT GTGGGCAATTGTTTACCTCGCGCAGATGAAACCGCTAATCGTTCCAATCCTCAGTGAAGCAGAGTAA
- the LOC133800809 gene encoding inositol polyphosphate multikinase alpha-like — protein MFRIPDHQVAGHRASKGTIGPLIDDLGCFYKPLQSDDRGSQEVAFYTKFSSNTEIPNHIRKFFPAYYGTKDIEASDGSGLRPHLVLEDIVSIGTNPSLMDIKMGSRTWFPTASEDYIIKCLKKDRRSTSLPLGFRISGFHIYESDDSGYWKPEKKYVQGFNTDDARIALRKFVSSNSSDDLVPEPDCAFAENVYGGANGVLAQLLKLKAWFEDQTIFHFYSCSILMVYEKEPTLKGDSVCATIKLIDFAHVIEGQGIIDHNFLGGLCSLIKCISEILVNLSHNSAKLCLANSENDYTRKQREIHQ, from the coding sequence ATGTTTAGGATACCGGATCATCAGGTTGCTGGCCACAGAGCTAGTAAAGGAACCATTGGTCCTCTCATAGATGATTTAGGGTGCTTCTACAAGCCTCTACAAAGTGATGACCGAGGCTCCCAAGAGGTGGCGTTTTATACTAAGTTCTCTTCCAACACTGAAATTCCAAATCATATACGCAAATTCTTCCCTGCTTATTATGGCACCAAAGATATAGAGGCATCTGATGGATCTGGTCTCCGTCCCCACCTTGTCTTGGAAGATATTGTTTCTATTGGTACTAATCCTTCTTTAATGGACATTAAAATGGGATCTAGAACATGGTTCCCAACAGCTTCTGAAGACTATATCATTAAATGTCTCAAGAAAGATAGAAGAAGTACAAGCTTGCCCTTGGGATTTAGGATATCTGGATTTCATATTTATGAAAGTGATGACTCTGGATATTGGAAACCAGAAAAGAAGTATGTTCAAGGGTTTAATACAGATGATGCTAGAATAGCTCTTAGGAAATTTGTTTCATCTAATTCGTCGGATGATTTAGTTCCAGAACCAGATTGTGCTTTTGCAGAAAATGTTTATGGTGGTGCCAATGGGGTCTTGGCACAATTGTTAAAACTCAAGGCATGGTTTGAAGATCAAACCATTTTTCATTTCTATTCTTGTTCGATTCTGATGGTGTATGAGAAGGAGCCAACTCTGAAAGGGGATAGTGTATGTGCTACAATTAAACTGATTGACTTTGCACATGTGATCGAAGGTCAGGGTATTATTGATCATAACTTCTTGGGCGGACTTTGCTCTCTGATCAAGTGTATATCAGAGATTCTTGTTAACTTGTCACATAACTCAGCCAAGTTGTGTTTAGCAAACTCTGAGAATGACTACACCCGTAAACAGAGAGAGATTCATCAGTAA
- the LOC133800810 gene encoding eukaryotic translation initiation factor 6-2-like has translation MAVRLQFENSCDVGVFSKLTNAYCLVAIGGSENFYSAFESELADVIPVVKTSISGTRIIGRLCAGNKNGLLMPHNTTDQELQHLRNSLPDQVVVQRIEEKLSALGNCIACNDHVALTHTDLDKETEEMIADILGVEVFRQTIAGNILVGSYCAFSNRGGLVHPHTSVEDLDELSTLLQVPLVAGTVNRGSEVIAAGMTVNDWTAFCGTDTTATELSVIESVFKLREAQPSAIVDEMRKSLIDTYV, from the exons ATGGCCGTCC GTCTTCAATTCGAGAACTCGTGCGATGTCGGGGTGTTCTCCAAGCTCACCAATGCCTACTGTTTGGTTGCCATAGGAGGTTCTGAGAATTTCTACAG CGCTTTTGAATCGGAGCTGGCTGATGTGATTCCGGTGGTGAAGACCTCCATCTCCGGCACTCGCATCATTGGTCGCCTTTGCGCTG GTAACAAAAATGGGCTTTTGATGCCTCATAATACCACTGACCAAg AGCTTCAGCACCTGAGAAACAGTTTACCTGATCAAGTTGTTGTTCAGCGCATAGAAGAGAAACTATCTGCTCTTGGGAATTGTATAGCTTGCAATGACCATGTGGCTCTCACTCACACCGATCTTGACAAG GAAACTGAAGAGATGATAGCAGATATTCTGGGAGTAGAAGTTTTCAGGCAGACAATTGCCGGAAATATTCTTGTTGGCAGCTACTGTGCCTTCTCCAATAGAGGTGGCTTG GTTCACCCCCACACATCTGTTGAAGACTTGGACGAACTTTCAACACTTCTTCAGGTTCCTTTGGTTGCTGGGACGGTCAACCGGGGGAGTGAAGTGATTGCGGCTGGCATGACAGTGAACGACTGGACGGCCTTCTGTGGCACAGACACCACTGCAACTGAACTCTCTGTTATAGAGAGTGTCTTCAAATTGAGGGAGGCACAACCTAGCGCTATTGTCGATGAAATGAGGAAATCATTGATCGATACTTATGTCtga